The following coding sequences are from one Lolium rigidum isolate FL_2022 chromosome 6, APGP_CSIRO_Lrig_0.1, whole genome shotgun sequence window:
- the LOC124663861 gene encoding signaling peptide TAXIMIN 2-like → MGAEGGGDGGDGCQCRPLGLLIGLPFAALALVLSLVGALVWIIGSALSCLCPCCVCCAAAANLAVSLIQMPVKVIRWFIRQIPC, encoded by the exons ATGggggcggagggcggcggcgacggcggcgacggctgcCAGTGCCGGCCACTGGGGCTCCTGATCGGTCTGCCGTTCGCCGCCCTCGCGCTCGTGCTCTCGCTCGTCGGCGCCCTCGTCTGGATCATCGG GTCGGCGCTGAGCTGCCTGTGCCCGTGCTGCGTgtgctgcgcggcggcggcgaactTGGCGGTGAGCCTCATCCAGATGCCGGTCAAGGTCATCCGCtggttcatcaggcagatccccTGCTAG